From Priestia aryabhattai, one genomic window encodes:
- the trpB gene encoding tryptophan synthase subunit beta, protein MTYNHPDEFGRFGEFGGKYVPETLMKPLEEVEAALNEAMKDPAFKDEYLSLLVNYSGRPTALTYADNITETLGGAKIYLKREDLNHTGAHKINNAIGQILLAKRMGKTKIIAETGAGQHGVATATVAAKFGMECKVFMGEEDIERQALNVFRMKLLGAEVIPATSGTKTLKDATNEAIRYWVQHCEDHFYLIGSAIGPHPYPKMVRDFQKIIGEEAKEQFTAVEGKLPNAVVACVGGGSNAIGMFYDFIKEENVRLIGVEAGGKGLNTALHAAKMAKGTKGVIHGTLTYLLQDENGQITEPYSISAGLDYPGIGPEHSHLSSIGRVEYESVTDDESIEALQLLAKTEGIIPAIESAHALAKAFELAKSMTKEETILICLSGRGDKDVHTLVNLLEGKEEEHEYV, encoded by the coding sequence ATGACATACAATCATCCTGATGAATTTGGCCGCTTTGGTGAATTTGGCGGAAAGTACGTACCTGAAACATTAATGAAACCACTTGAAGAAGTAGAAGCAGCTTTGAATGAAGCAATGAAAGATCCGGCATTTAAAGATGAGTATCTATCCTTACTCGTCAACTACTCAGGGCGACCAACGGCTTTAACATATGCTGACAATATTACAGAAACACTCGGCGGGGCAAAAATTTATTTGAAACGTGAAGACTTAAATCATACGGGTGCTCACAAAATCAATAATGCCATTGGACAGATTTTACTTGCTAAACGTATGGGAAAAACAAAAATTATTGCTGAAACAGGAGCGGGTCAGCACGGAGTAGCCACAGCTACAGTAGCTGCAAAGTTCGGAATGGAATGTAAAGTATTCATGGGAGAAGAAGATATTGAACGTCAGGCTTTAAACGTCTTTCGCATGAAGCTTCTAGGAGCGGAAGTCATTCCTGCAACTTCTGGAACAAAAACGTTAAAAGATGCAACAAATGAAGCAATTCGCTACTGGGTTCAACATTGTGAAGATCATTTTTACTTAATTGGTTCGGCAATTGGACCGCATCCTTATCCTAAAATGGTTCGGGATTTCCAAAAAATTATTGGAGAAGAAGCAAAAGAACAATTTACAGCGGTAGAAGGCAAGCTTCCGAATGCTGTCGTGGCATGCGTCGGAGGCGGCAGTAATGCAATCGGCATGTTTTATGATTTTATTAAAGAAGAAAATGTACGCTTGATCGGCGTAGAAGCAGGAGGGAAAGGACTAAATACAGCCCTTCATGCTGCTAAAATGGCTAAAGGCACAAAAGGTGTTATTCACGGAACGCTCACGTATTTACTTCAAGATGAAAATGGTCAAATTACAGAGCCTTATTCTATTTCAGCAGGTTTGGATTATCCGGGTATCGGTCCAGAGCATTCTCACCTTTCATCTATTGGACGAGTAGAATATGAAAGTGTAACGGATGATGAGTCAATCGAAGCTCTTCAGCTGCTGGCGAAAACAGAGGGAATCATCCCGGCTATTGAATCCGCCCATGCGTTAGCAAAAGCATTTGAACTGGCTAAAAGCATGACGAAAGAAGAGACGATTTTAATTTGCTTGTCA
- a CDS encoding phosphoribosylanthranilate isomerase translates to MLIKYCGIRSKEDIALIEKSAATHIGFIFYPKSKRYVKPERVNEFVTDEIKKQVSLVGVFVNTPVDQILEIASATNLDVIQCHGQETAEEVRQLKQHGYEVWKALPHNKETLQQMYVYEEADGYVIDSKVKEQFGGTGVAFDWSFVPQYESAAQKLGKKCFIAGGINAFNIENLLPYKPGAIDISGGIETNGTKDYTKIIEIERKIIL, encoded by the coding sequence TTGCGGCATTCGGTCAAAAGAAGATATAGCTTTAATTGAAAAGTCGGCTGCTACTCACATTGGCTTTATTTTCTATCCTAAAAGTAAACGATATGTAAAGCCTGAACGAGTAAATGAGTTTGTAACGGATGAAATTAAAAAACAAGTCTCATTAGTAGGTGTATTCGTAAATACACCGGTAGATCAAATACTTGAAATTGCCTCTGCGACAAATTTAGATGTTATTCAGTGCCACGGGCAAGAAACAGCTGAGGAAGTACGTCAGTTAAAGCAGCATGGATATGAAGTGTGGAAAGCACTCCCGCACAATAAAGAGACGCTGCAGCAAATGTATGTATATGAAGAAGCTGACGGTTATGTAATTGATAGCAAGGTCAAAGAACAATTCGGAGGAACGGGAGTCGCTTTTGATTGGAGCTTCGTTCCTCAGTATGAATCAGCTGCCCAAAAGTTAGGTAAAAAATGCTTTATTGCTGGAGGAATCAATGCTTTTAACATTGAGAACTTGTTACCCTACAAGCCTGGAGCGATTGATATTTCTGGCGGTATTGAAACAAATGGAACGAAGGACTATACAAAAATTATAGAGATTGAAAGGAAGATCATACTATGA